CTTTCCAATTTTCGCGTAAGGCGACTTGCTAAACACCTGAACTTCCTCCAATCCTGCCCGACGGATTGAATCTAGGTATTGATCTTCAGGCAATGCTCCAGAAATACAATCTGCCCAATTGCTAATCGTCGATCTCAACCACTTGGGCAGATGGTTCGCAACGATATCCGATACCAATAGCTTCCCACCCGGCTTGAGAACGCGATACGCTTCCCTAAAAACTATATCTTTGTCCGGCGCAAGGTTAATCACGCAGTTCGAGATAACCCAATCAACGCTTTCATCCTCAACCGGCATTGACTCAATTTCGCCTAAACGGAACTCAACATTTTTTGCGCCCGCTTCCTCCGCATTCTTTCGTGCCTTTTCGATCATCTCCGGTGTCATATCAACGCCAATCGCTCGCCCACTTTCGCCGACGAGTGATGCCGCAAGCAACACATCAATGCCCGCCCCTGAACCAAGGTCGAGTACGACATCGCCCTCACAAATATCGGCGTACATCAGCGGATTGCCACAACCAAA
This sequence is a window from Candidatus Poribacteria bacterium. Protein-coding genes within it:
- the arsM gene encoding arsenite methyltransferase, giving the protein MTTHNAEQIKTAVREHYADLVKSDESCCSSFNCCDTEINVEAALEGKCVNQNGYTDAQLCSIPADAVENSFGCGNPLMYADICEGDVVLDLGSGAGIDVLLAASLVGESGRAIGVDMTPEMIEKARKNAEEAGAKNVEFRLGEIESMPVEDESVDWVISNCVINLAPDKDIVFREAYRVLKPGGKLLVSDIVANHLPKWLRSTISNWADCISGALPEDQYLDSIRRAGLEEVQVFSKSPYAKIGKAEVASIKVGALKPNRTHTLQ